The Acanthopagrus latus isolate v.2019 chromosome 13, fAcaLat1.1, whole genome shotgun sequence genome contains a region encoding:
- the alg9 gene encoding alpha-1,2-mannosyltransferase ALG9 isoform X1, with product MAAKALRQRTRRGSRQDANNVNVPAEARPPKEEKGADDSKVTETRQESISRGGQVWAPEGSTAFKCLLSARFCAALLSNISDCDETFNYWEPMHYLLYGTGMQTWEYSPLYAIRSYAYLWLHALPACLHAHVLQTNKVLVFYFVRCVLAFSCCVCELYFYKAVCKKFGLHVGRLMLAFLVLSTGMFCSSAAFLPSSFCMYTTLVAMTGWFQDSTPLAIMGVAAGAIVGWPFSALIGIPIAFDLLVLKREWKSFITWSAVALILLLVPLVAVDSFFYGKLVVAPLNILLYNVFTPHGPDLYGTEPWHFYFVNGILNFNLVFALALFSLPLTALMETLLHKFNVQNLGRPYWLTLSPMYLWMLVFFTRPHKEERFLFPIYPLICLSGAVALSSLQKCYHFLFQRYRLEHYTVSSNWLALSAVVVFTVLSLSRSVALFRGYHAPLDLYPEFHRIAKDPTLHAVPEGRPVSVCVGKEWYRFPSSFLLPHNWQLHFIQSEFKGQLPQPYDSGPLATQIIPAHMNDQNLEEPTRYVDLRQCHYLVDLDTDEETLLEPRYSASKEEWNIIAYKPFLQASRSSPLLRAFYIPFISDQHTTYRRYVILKPRRQKQTRKRTHG from the exons ATGGCGGCCAAGGCGCTTCGGCAGCGCACCAGGCGAGGCAGCAGACAAGATGCGAACAACGTGAACGTCCCCGCCGAGGCTCGGCCACCGAAAGAGGAGAAAGGCGCCGATGACAGTAAAGTCACAGAGACTCGGCAAGA GTCAATAAGTCGAGGAGGGCAGGTGTGGGCTCCGGAAGGTTCAACTGCGTTCAAATGCCTGCTCTCTGCACGTTTCTGTGCAGCTTTGCTCAGCAACATCTCAGACTGTGATGAGACCTTCAACTACTGGGAGCCC ATGCACTACCTGCTGTATGGCACCGGGATGCAAACGTGGGAATATTCTCCGCTGTACGCCATCAGGTCGTACGCTTACTTGTGGCTACACGCTCTTCCTGCTTGTTTGCATGCCCACGTTCTACAGACAAACAAG GTGTTGGTGTTCTACTTTGTACGGTGTGTCTTGGCATTCTCCTGCTGTGTCTGCGAACTCTATTTCTACAA GGCAGTTTGTAAGAAGTTTGGTTTGCACGTGGGCCGTCTAATGTTGGCATTCCTCGTCCTGAGCACGGGGATGTTCTGCTCGTCTGCAG catTCCTGCCTTCGTCTTTCTGCATGTACACGACTCTGGTTGCCATGACAGGCTGGTTTCAGGACTCAACACCATTGGCCATCATGGGTGTGGCTGCCGGTGCCATTGTTGGATGGCCgttctctgctctgattgg gattCCGATTGCCTTCGACCTGCTGGTGTTAAAGAGGGAGTGGAAAAGCTTTATCACCTGGTCAGCTGTTGCTctgatcctgctgctg GTACCTCTCGTGGCCGTGGACTCTTTCTTTTATGGCAAACTTGTCGTTGCTCCGCTCAACATTCTACTGTATAATGTCTTCACGCCACATGGACCAGATCTTTAtg GAACGGAGCCTTGGCATTTCTACTTTGTAAATGGGATCCTGAACTTTAACCTGGTGTTTGCTCTGGCACTGTTTTCTCTGCCCCTCACTGCTCTCATGGAGACACTGTTACACAAATTCAATG tgcAGAACCTGGGCCGTCCATACTGGCTGACTCTGTCTCCCATGTATCTGTGGATGTTGGTTTTCTTCACCAGACCTCATAAAGAAGAGCGTTTTCTCTTTCCCATCTACCCTCTCATCTGCCTCAGCGGGGCAGTAGCCCTCTCCTCTCTACAG AAATGctaccacttcctgtttcagcgGTACAGGCTGGAGCACTACACGGTCTCTTCCAACTGGCTGGCTCTGAGCGCAGTCGTGGTTTTCACCGTGTTGTCACTGTCTCGCTCTGTCGCCCTCTTCAGAG GCTACCACGCCCCTCTGGACCTGTACCCAGAGTTCCATCGCATCGCCAAGGATCCAACTCTGCACGCAGTCCCTGAAGGCAggcctgtgagtgtgtgcgtgggCAAAGAGTGGTACCGCTTCCCAAGCAGCTTCCTCCTACCGCACAA CTGGCAACTACACTTCATTCAGTCTGAGTTTAAAGGGCAGCTGCCTCAGCCATACGACTCTGGTCCTCTGGCCACACAGATCATCCCGGCTCATATGAACGACCAGAACCTGGAGGAGCCGACCAGATAC GTGGACTTGAGGCAGTGCCACTACCTAGTAGACCTGGACACAGATGAAGAGACGTTACTCGAGCCACGTTACTCAGCCAGCAAAGAAGAGTGGAACATCATCGCCTATAAGCC
- the alg9 gene encoding alpha-1,2-mannosyltransferase ALG9 isoform X2, which translates to MRSISRGGQVWAPEGSTAFKCLLSARFCAALLSNISDCDETFNYWEPMHYLLYGTGMQTWEYSPLYAIRSYAYLWLHALPACLHAHVLQTNKVLVFYFVRCVLAFSCCVCELYFYKAVCKKFGLHVGRLMLAFLVLSTGMFCSSAAFLPSSFCMYTTLVAMTGWFQDSTPLAIMGVAAGAIVGWPFSALIGIPIAFDLLVLKREWKSFITWSAVALILLLVPLVAVDSFFYGKLVVAPLNILLYNVFTPHGPDLYGTEPWHFYFVNGILNFNLVFALALFSLPLTALMETLLHKFNVQNLGRPYWLTLSPMYLWMLVFFTRPHKEERFLFPIYPLICLSGAVALSSLQKCYHFLFQRYRLEHYTVSSNWLALSAVVVFTVLSLSRSVALFRGYHAPLDLYPEFHRIAKDPTLHAVPEGRPVSVCVGKEWYRFPSSFLLPHNWQLHFIQSEFKGQLPQPYDSGPLATQIIPAHMNDQNLEEPTRYVDLRQCHYLVDLDTDEETLLEPRYSASKEEWNIIAYKPFLQASRSSPLLRAFYIPFISDQHTTYRRYVILKPRRQKQTRKRTHG; encoded by the exons ATGAG GTCAATAAGTCGAGGAGGGCAGGTGTGGGCTCCGGAAGGTTCAACTGCGTTCAAATGCCTGCTCTCTGCACGTTTCTGTGCAGCTTTGCTCAGCAACATCTCAGACTGTGATGAGACCTTCAACTACTGGGAGCCC ATGCACTACCTGCTGTATGGCACCGGGATGCAAACGTGGGAATATTCTCCGCTGTACGCCATCAGGTCGTACGCTTACTTGTGGCTACACGCTCTTCCTGCTTGTTTGCATGCCCACGTTCTACAGACAAACAAG GTGTTGGTGTTCTACTTTGTACGGTGTGTCTTGGCATTCTCCTGCTGTGTCTGCGAACTCTATTTCTACAA GGCAGTTTGTAAGAAGTTTGGTTTGCACGTGGGCCGTCTAATGTTGGCATTCCTCGTCCTGAGCACGGGGATGTTCTGCTCGTCTGCAG catTCCTGCCTTCGTCTTTCTGCATGTACACGACTCTGGTTGCCATGACAGGCTGGTTTCAGGACTCAACACCATTGGCCATCATGGGTGTGGCTGCCGGTGCCATTGTTGGATGGCCgttctctgctctgattgg gattCCGATTGCCTTCGACCTGCTGGTGTTAAAGAGGGAGTGGAAAAGCTTTATCACCTGGTCAGCTGTTGCTctgatcctgctgctg GTACCTCTCGTGGCCGTGGACTCTTTCTTTTATGGCAAACTTGTCGTTGCTCCGCTCAACATTCTACTGTATAATGTCTTCACGCCACATGGACCAGATCTTTAtg GAACGGAGCCTTGGCATTTCTACTTTGTAAATGGGATCCTGAACTTTAACCTGGTGTTTGCTCTGGCACTGTTTTCTCTGCCCCTCACTGCTCTCATGGAGACACTGTTACACAAATTCAATG tgcAGAACCTGGGCCGTCCATACTGGCTGACTCTGTCTCCCATGTATCTGTGGATGTTGGTTTTCTTCACCAGACCTCATAAAGAAGAGCGTTTTCTCTTTCCCATCTACCCTCTCATCTGCCTCAGCGGGGCAGTAGCCCTCTCCTCTCTACAG AAATGctaccacttcctgtttcagcgGTACAGGCTGGAGCACTACACGGTCTCTTCCAACTGGCTGGCTCTGAGCGCAGTCGTGGTTTTCACCGTGTTGTCACTGTCTCGCTCTGTCGCCCTCTTCAGAG GCTACCACGCCCCTCTGGACCTGTACCCAGAGTTCCATCGCATCGCCAAGGATCCAACTCTGCACGCAGTCCCTGAAGGCAggcctgtgagtgtgtgcgtgggCAAAGAGTGGTACCGCTTCCCAAGCAGCTTCCTCCTACCGCACAA CTGGCAACTACACTTCATTCAGTCTGAGTTTAAAGGGCAGCTGCCTCAGCCATACGACTCTGGTCCTCTGGCCACACAGATCATCCCGGCTCATATGAACGACCAGAACCTGGAGGAGCCGACCAGATAC GTGGACTTGAGGCAGTGCCACTACCTAGTAGACCTGGACACAGATGAAGAGACGTTACTCGAGCCACGTTACTCAGCCAGCAAAGAAGAGTGGAACATCATCGCCTATAAGCC